Proteins co-encoded in one Bacillota bacterium genomic window:
- a CDS encoding helix-turn-helix domain-containing protein, which produces MKKKALSPEEVAELLGVSRTTIYREMSRGRLSSMKVGARRLIMLPDLEAYLGKERARVLVSDDALD; this is translated from the coding sequence ATGAAGAAGAAGGCGCTGTCGCCCGAAGAGGTCGCCGAGCTTTTGGGAGTGAGTCGGACGACCATATACAGGGAAATGAGCCGGGGGAGGCTATCGAGCATGAAGGTCGGAGCGCGCAGGCTTATCATGCTGCCTGATCTGGAAGCCTACCTGGGGAAGGAACGGGCCAGAGTATTGGTCAGCGATGACGCTTTAGATTAA